Proteins encoded together in one Rhipicephalus sanguineus isolate Rsan-2018 chromosome 9, BIME_Rsan_1.4, whole genome shotgun sequence window:
- the LOC119404559 gene encoding protein adenylyltransferase Fic encodes MNYNALLWLYMKLESMMMSTHHWIMSMLFQDLRSHKYVASFSASFMIVGILVLLVSLALVWTPSVWNLKRPQQTASKLELTPYKSTEIADQQSTRTLPNFLPDSNDLEVTEEEIVDVYNHLPTRKRKDENDRNDVEALTSLRAAMHMVALGKYEKALKLFQHALILSPSHPDILTEYGQFLENHQQDFIKADHMYSRALVAKPDHSQALVNRQRTLPVVEKLDEKQLTRIDKKRLFLIQIPEGDPSLKRMKKEAYFQHIHHTVAIEGNTMTLAQTRMVVETRTAVPGKSIMEHNEILGLDAALKFVNNTLVNKALLTVSDILAMHRRILGHVDPVDAGTFRRTQVFVGEHTPPKASLVRDLMEDFVDWLNSEEALRLHPVKYAALAHYKLVFIHPFVDGNGRTARLLMNLLLMRVGYPPVIVRKQDRALYYEYLQLGNEGDVRPFVRFIAECTERTLDVYLYATEYAKHQRALTSQDSNEGEVAFVS; translated from the exons ATGAATTACAACGCTCTCCTGTGGTTGTACATGAAGCTCGAGAGCATGATGATGTCAACGCACCACTGGATTATGTCGATGCTGTTCCAGGATTTGCGATCCCACAAGTACGTGGCAAGTTTCAGCGCATCGTTCATGATCGTCGGCATCCTTGTGCTGCTCGTGAGCCTCGCTTTAGTGTGGACTCCGTCTGTCTGGAATCTGAAGCGGCCGCAGCAAACAGCGTCCAAGTTAGAGCTAACGCCTTACAAGAGCACGGAGATAGCCGACCAGCAGAGTACACGCACGCTGCCAAATTTCCTGCCGGACAGCAACGATCTCGAAGTGACCGAAGAAGAGATCGTCGACGTCTACAACCACCTTCCCACCCGGAAGAGGAAAGATGAGAACGACAGAAACG aTGTGGAAGCCCTGACCTCACTCAGGGCAGCAATGCACATGGTTGCACTGGGCAAGTACGAGAAGGCACTCAAGCTGTTTCAGCATGCACTCATCCTGAGTCCCAGCCATCCGGACATACTCACAGAATATGGACAATTCCTCGAGAACCACCAGCAGGACTTCATCAAGGCAGATCATATGTACAGCCGTGCTCTTGTTGCAAAACCAGACCACTCGCAG GCACTGGTGAACCGTCAGCGCACGCTACCCGTGGTTGAAAAGCTGGACGAGAAACAGCTGACTCGGATAGACAAAAAACGGCTGTTCCTCATCCAAATCCCAGAGGGTGACCCCTCCCTGAAGCGCATGAAGAAAGAGGCCTACTTCCAGCACATACACCACACGGTAGCCATTGAGGGCAACACCATGACGCTTGCACAGACCCGTATGGTTGTTGAGACACGCACAGCTGTGCCAGGAAAGAGCATCATGGAGCACAACGAGATCCTGGGCTTGGACGCCGCACTCAAGTTTGTCAACAACACTCTGGTCAACAAGGCGCTGCTCACGGTCTCCGACATCTTGGCCATGCACCGCCGCATCTTGGGTCATGTCGACCCCGTGGATGCCGGAACCTTCCGAAGGACACAGGTGTTTGTGGGTGAACACACGCCGCCGAAGGCTTCATTGGTCCGTGACCTGATGGAGGACTTTGTGGACTGGCTCAACTCCGAGGAAGCGCTCAGGTTACACCCAGTGAAGTACGCTGCCCTCGCTCACTACAAGCTGGTCTTCATTCACCCTTTCGTTGATGGCAACGGGAGGACAGCGCGGTTGCTCATGAACTTGCTCTTGATGCGCGTTGGCTACCCTCCAGTGATTGTGCGCAAGCAGGACCGTGCTCTATACTACGAGTACCTCCAGTTAGGCAATGAGGGTGACGTCAGACCTTTCGTGCGGTTCATTGCGGAGTGCACGGAACGGACATTAGACGTTTACCTCTATGCAACTGAGTATGCCAAGCACCAGAGAGCATTGACAAGCCAAGACAGCAATGAGGGTGAAGTGGCATTTGTCAGCTAA